From a region of the Mycobacterium intracellulare ATCC 13950 genome:
- a CDS encoding alpha/beta fold hydrolase, which produces MTAKLYVHRYGPSGPARILALHGLTGHGQRWQHLSGLLPEIGLAAPDLLGHGRSSWAAPWTIDANVSALAALLDAQPGTPVVVVGHSFGAGLAMHLAAARPNQVSGLLLLDPAIGLDGAWMREIAEAMLSSPDYPDAEEARLEKVHGSWSDVEPALLEAELDEHLVALPNGRYGWRISLPAMMAYWSELARDAVLPPAQTPTILVRAKRTSPPYVTDELIAGLAAQRLGSRFRLLDFDCNHMVPYAKPDDVAALARELLEAR; this is translated from the coding sequence GTGACCGCGAAGTTGTACGTCCACCGCTACGGTCCGTCCGGTCCGGCGCGGATCCTCGCGCTGCACGGGCTGACCGGGCACGGGCAGCGGTGGCAACACCTGTCCGGCCTGCTGCCCGAGATCGGCCTGGCCGCACCGGATCTGCTCGGCCACGGCCGGTCCTCGTGGGCGGCGCCGTGGACCATCGACGCCAACGTCTCGGCTCTGGCCGCGCTGCTCGACGCGCAGCCCGGCACGCCGGTGGTGGTGGTCGGCCACTCGTTCGGCGCAGGGCTCGCCATGCACCTGGCCGCAGCCCGGCCGAACCAGGTTTCGGGGCTGCTGCTGCTCGATCCGGCGATCGGGTTGGACGGCGCGTGGATGCGCGAAATCGCCGAGGCCATGTTGTCCTCGCCCGACTATCCCGACGCCGAGGAAGCGCGCCTGGAAAAGGTGCACGGCTCGTGGTCGGATGTCGAGCCCGCGCTGCTCGAGGCCGAGCTCGACGAGCATCTGGTCGCCCTCCCCAACGGCCGCTACGGCTGGCGCATCAGCCTGCCGGCGATGATGGCGTACTGGAGCGAGCTCGCCCGCGACGCGGTGCTGCCGCCGGCGCAAACGCCGACGATCCTGGTGCGCGCCAAGCGAACATCGCCGCCGTATGTCACCGACGAACTCATCGCGGGCCTTGCGGCGCAGCGGCTGGGATCGCGTTTCCGGCTGCTGGATTTCGACTGCAACCACATGGTGCCCTACGCCAAGCCCGACGACGTCGCCGCGCTGGCCCGCGAGCTACTGGAAGCCCGCTGA